In Panacibacter ginsenosidivorans, the following proteins share a genomic window:
- a CDS encoding pseudouridine synthase, producing the protein MKQYFIVYKPYLVLSQFTSELKKQTLADYFAVPKNVYPVGRLDEDSEGLLILTNDEQLNHRLLNPSFAHEREYFVQVDGAITQEAIQQLQQGVEINLSGKMYKTKKCKVELFKEAPTVPERNPPIRFRKEIPAPWIRMILTEGKNRQVRKMTAKVGFPTLRLIRYRIEEIELGNLQPGKMIELQQKTIYKKLFHE; encoded by the coding sequence ATGAAACAGTACTTCATTGTATACAAACCTTACCTGGTCTTATCGCAGTTTACTTCAGAGTTAAAGAAGCAAACGCTTGCTGATTATTTTGCAGTTCCTAAAAATGTTTATCCTGTCGGAAGACTGGATGAAGACAGCGAAGGCTTATTGATCTTAACCAATGATGAACAATTGAATCATCGTTTATTAAATCCTTCCTTTGCACATGAACGCGAATATTTTGTACAGGTAGATGGTGCAATAACACAAGAAGCTATTCAACAATTACAACAAGGTGTTGAAATAAATTTGAGTGGCAAAATGTATAAAACAAAAAAATGCAAGGTTGAATTATTTAAAGAAGCACCAACAGTTCCGGAAAGAAATCCACCAATACGCTTTAGAAAAGAAATTCCTGCACCATGGATAAGGATGATCTTAACTGAAGGTAAAAACAGGCAGGTAAGAAAAATGACGGCAAAAGTTGGTTTTCCTACCTTGCGTTTGATAAGATACAGGATCGAAGAAATTGAACTTGGAAATTTGCAACCGGGAAAAATGATCGAACTTCAACAAAAAACAATTTATAAAAAACTGTTCCATGAATGA
- a CDS encoding NAD-dependent epimerase/dehydratase family protein, translated as MNLDEQRNILVTGGSGLVGSHLIQLLVQQNKKVKALYRNTIPSFEYADKAEWVQGDILDILSLEEALSNVQQVYHCAAMVSFNPKDKAALHTVNIEGTANIVNACLDAGIEKLVYVSSVSAMGRIREDQPVTEKMKWSAGTSNSVYGKTKYLAEMEVWRGVGEGLNAVIINPTIILGAADWTKSSTAIFKNVYNEFPWYSEGITGFVDVADVVKAMTMLMESNINGERFIVSGEDATYRNLLNLIAKGFGKKPPYKKVTPFLASLVWRAEKLKSIFTGKKPLITKETARTAQAKVHFDNSKLLQYLPSFNYQPLEQSIQRICAEFKKLYKLP; from the coding sequence ATGAACCTGGATGAGCAAAGAAATATTTTAGTTACCGGTGGCAGTGGTTTGGTGGGTTCTCACCTGATACAATTATTGGTGCAACAAAACAAAAAAGTAAAAGCATTATACAGAAATACTATCCCCTCATTTGAATATGCAGATAAAGCAGAATGGGTTCAGGGAGATATTCTTGACATTCTTTCTCTTGAAGAAGCTTTATCAAATGTGCAGCAGGTGTATCATTGCGCAGCGATGGTTTCTTTCAACCCAAAAGATAAAGCAGCGCTGCATACCGTTAATATAGAAGGTACAGCCAATATAGTGAATGCCTGCCTGGATGCCGGTATTGAAAAGTTAGTATACGTTAGTTCTGTTTCTGCAATGGGACGTATAAGAGAAGATCAGCCTGTTACAGAAAAAATGAAATGGTCTGCCGGGACCAGCAACAGCGTGTACGGCAAAACAAAATACCTTGCTGAAATGGAAGTGTGGCGCGGCGTTGGTGAAGGTCTCAACGCAGTGATCATTAATCCAACAATTATTCTTGGTGCAGCCGACTGGACCAAAAGCTCAACAGCTATTTTTAAAAATGTGTACAATGAATTTCCATGGTACTCAGAGGGTATTACCGGTTTTGTAGATGTTGCAGATGTTGTAAAAGCAATGACCATGCTGATGGAAAGCAATATAAATGGAGAACGTTTTATAGTAAGTGGCGAGGATGCAACTTACCGCAACCTGCTCAATCTTATTGCAAAAGGCTTTGGCAAAAAACCACCATATAAAAAAGTAACTCCATTTTTAGCATCGCTTGTATGGCGTGCTGAAAAATTGAAATCAATATTCACCGGAAAAAAACCTTTAATAACAAAAGAGACTGCAAGAACAGCACAGGCGAAAGTGCATTTTGATAACAGTAAGCTGCTGCAATATTTACCTTCATTTAATTATCAGCCGTTAGAGCAAAGTATACAACGCATTTGCGCTGAATTCAAAAAACTGTATAAACTGCCATAA
- a CDS encoding GNAT family N-acetyltransferase, producing the protein MNEHYEAAKDNYLISTDKEKLDLETIYNYIAFESYWAQGISRAVVEKSIANSLCFGLYEGTKQIGFARLVTDKATFAYLADVFVLPEHRGKGLSKWLMATIHAHPELQKLRRWWLGTKDAHGLYEQFGWTRITEDVAKRFMQKHNPDVYKKAE; encoded by the coding sequence ATGAATGAACATTATGAAGCTGCGAAAGATAATTACCTTATCAGCACCGATAAAGAAAAACTAGATCTGGAAACCATCTATAATTATATAGCTTTTGAATCTTACTGGGCGCAGGGCATATCAAGGGCGGTTGTAGAAAAATCAATAGCCAACTCTTTGTGTTTTGGTCTGTATGAAGGAACAAAGCAAATTGGTTTTGCAAGACTGGTTACAGACAAAGCCACTTTTGCCTACCTCGCAGATGTTTTTGTATTGCCTGAACATCGTGGTAAGGGTTTGAGTAAATGGTTAATGGCAACGATTCATGCACACCCTGAATTGCAAAAACTAAGAAGATGGTGGCTGGGTACTAAAGATGCGCATGGTTTATATGAACAATTTGGCTGGACTCGTATAACGGAAGATGTAGCCAAACGTTTTATGCAGAAACATAACCCGGATGTTTATAAGAAAGCTGAATAA
- a CDS encoding 3-hydroxyacyl-CoA dehydrogenase family protein, producing the protein MPGVENIKTICVCGAGTMGSGIAQVAAQAGFNTIQFDLNESMLEKSKAGIVASLEKLVEKNKISITQKDETISRVFFTNNIDDCKADIIIEAIIENKNKKTELFNRLALINDAHTIFATNTSSISVHEIALSTTAKERVAGMHFFNPAQLMKLVEVVHHADTDATVIDTLVAVAKQMGKIPVVCKDSPGFIVNRVARHYYLEPMLLVEKGLADVETVDAIMEASGFKMGPFKLMDLIGMDVNYSVSNIVWEALGKPERLKPSALQKQKVDKGELGRKTGKGFYNY; encoded by the coding sequence ATGCCGGGAGTAGAAAATATTAAGACCATTTGTGTATGTGGTGCAGGTACCATGGGCAGTGGTATCGCGCAGGTTGCAGCGCAGGCTGGTTTTAATACTATTCAATTCGATCTTAACGAATCGATGCTGGAAAAAAGTAAGGCAGGTATCGTTGCCTCGCTTGAAAAACTTGTTGAAAAAAATAAGATCAGTATTACACAAAAAGATGAAACGATCAGCCGCGTATTTTTTACAAACAATATAGACGATTGCAAAGCGGATATAATCATAGAAGCCATCATTGAAAATAAAAATAAAAAGACCGAGCTTTTTAACAGGCTTGCACTCATTAACGATGCACACACCATCTTTGCTACCAATACTTCCTCTATCTCTGTGCATGAAATTGCATTGTCAACAACAGCTAAAGAAAGAGTGGCGGGCATGCATTTTTTTAATCCTGCTCAATTAATGAAACTGGTTGAGGTGGTTCATCATGCAGATACTGATGCAACAGTAATTGACACGCTTGTAGCAGTGGCAAAGCAAATGGGTAAAATACCTGTTGTGTGTAAAGATTCACCGGGCTTTATTGTAAACCGTGTGGCACGTCATTATTATCTCGAACCAATGTTGTTGGTTGAAAAAGGATTGGCAGATGTTGAAACAGTTGATGCCATCATGGAAGCATCCGGATTTAAGATGGGGCCGTTTAAACTGATGGATCTTATCGGCATGGATGTAAACTACTCGGTAAGCAATATTGTTTGGGAAGCATTGGGTAAACCCGAACGTTTAAAACCATCTGCTTTACAAAAACAAAAAGTTGACAAAGGTGAACTGGGCAGAAAGACAGGCAAGGGATTTTATAATTACTGA
- a CDS encoding ExbD/TolR family protein: MWIKTSVASYYKTNTMADVQTSETHKKKGIQRSKKLSTKVDLTPMVDLGFLLITFFVFTTSISKATVMKLNMPDDSPDSLVTAGGKTLNVLLAADNVVYYYYGDSINNMHNTNFSSQGLRAVIRNKKLQVQQKYGDGKETVVLIKPLPDATYSNVVDALDEIKINMIDRYVLMDAGKEESGQFLKH; this comes from the coding sequence ATGTGGATTAAAACAAGTGTTGCATCTTATTATAAAACCAACACTATGGCAGATGTACAAACTTCCGAAACGCATAAAAAGAAAGGCATACAGCGCAGCAAAAAACTTTCTACCAAGGTCGATCTTACTCCAATGGTTGATCTTGGTTTCCTGCTCATTACCTTTTTTGTATTTACCACTTCAATCAGCAAGGCAACAGTAATGAAACTTAATATGCCGGATGACAGTCCCGATTCTCTGGTTACCGCCGGAGGCAAAACGTTGAACGTATTGCTTGCTGCCGACAATGTTGTTTACTACTATTATGGCGATAGTATAAACAATATGCACAACACTAATTTTTCATCGCAGGGTTTAAGAGCAGTGATACGAAATAAGAAACTGCAGGTACAGCAAAAATATGGCGATGGAAAAGAAACAGTAGTACTGATAAAACCCTTGCCCGACGCCACTTACAGCAATGTGGTAGATGCATTGGATGAGATAAAGATAAACATGATAGACCGTTATGTGCTGATGGATGCAGGCAAAGAAGAATCGGGCCAATTCTTAAAACATTGA
- a CDS encoding UDP-3-O-(3-hydroxymyristoyl)glucosamine N-acyltransferase → MKFPQPVTVAWIADLINAEAIGDASMNAYGINEIHKVEDGDLCFVDHPKYYDKCLNSNATHIIINTKEVTVPAGKTLLVVAEPFEAYLTIVNHFRPFTAAVKSVSDTAVIGEGTVIMPNVFIGKDVKIGSNCVIHPNVSLLDYTEIGNNVVIQAGTVIGSDAFYYNTKKNRDVWYRRMQSCGNVLIEDDVEIGAGCTIDRGVTASTRIGAGTKIDNMVHIGHDTNVGKNCLFAAQVGIAGATTIEDGVVLWGQVGVSKTLTIGANAVVYAQSGVPASLEGGKVYFGSPAEDAQVKKKELVWVKRIPELWKKVME, encoded by the coding sequence ATGAAATTCCCGCAGCCTGTTACTGTAGCATGGATTGCAGATCTTATAAATGCAGAAGCAATTGGTGATGCATCCATGAATGCTTATGGCATCAATGAAATTCATAAAGTGGAAGATGGTGATCTTTGTTTTGTAGATCATCCAAAGTATTATGATAAATGTCTTAACAGTAATGCTACACATATCATCATCAACACAAAGGAAGTAACAGTACCTGCCGGTAAAACATTGCTTGTTGTTGCAGAACCATTTGAAGCATACTTAACTATTGTAAATCATTTCAGGCCATTTACCGCTGCAGTAAAATCTGTAAGTGATACTGCTGTTATTGGTGAAGGAACAGTTATTATGCCCAATGTATTTATTGGTAAAGATGTTAAGATCGGCAGTAACTGCGTTATACATCCTAACGTATCATTACTTGATTATACAGAGATTGGTAATAATGTTGTTATACAGGCAGGTACTGTTATCGGCAGCGATGCATTTTATTATAACACCAAAAAGAACCGCGATGTATGGTACCGCCGCATGCAGAGTTGCGGTAATGTATTAATTGAAGATGACGTTGAAATTGGTGCTGGCTGCACTATCGATCGTGGTGTTACAGCAAGCACACGTATAGGCGCAGGAACCAAAATAGATAACATGGTGCATATTGGTCACGATACCAATGTTGGAAAGAATTGTTTGTTTGCTGCACAGGTAGGTATTGCCGGCGCCACAACTATTGAAGATGGTGTGGTGCTTTGGGGCCAGGTTGGTGTAAGTAAAACACTAACCATCGGCGCTAATGCAGTGGTGTATGCGCAAAGCGGTGTTCCGGCTTCTTTGGAAGGTGGTAAAGTTTATTTTGGCAGCCCTGCCGAAGATGCACAGGTAAAAAAGAAGGAATTGGTTTGGGTTAAACGTATCCCCGAATTATGGAAGAAAGTAATGGAATAA
- a CDS encoding type II toxin-antitoxin system VapC family toxin produces the protein MAINTRLLTGWEKILLDTTVIINLFLAKKGSNDPICLFIQKLMSYLVNNNTASGKERQFYISTITLSELLSDETERELIMQVLSVVNSKNVELIAFDDKIGVEIANSLSHHLSRTELHRFAQEIGWKTHELMMAREWINRDYMIAMSGKNRNIDLALTADHKTFYPICRNIDLECAVCEEEFFNVGGINIYEYHDYKAVSKYISIPAIIS, from the coding sequence ATGGCGATTAACACAAGACTATTAACCGGGTGGGAGAAAATTCTATTAGATACTACTGTAATTATAAACTTATTTCTTGCTAAGAAGGGATCAAATGATCCTATATGCCTTTTTATACAAAAGCTAATGTCCTATTTGGTAAATAATAATACTGCTTCAGGCAAAGAAAGACAGTTTTACATTTCAACTATAACTTTAAGTGAATTACTCTCAGATGAAACAGAGAGAGAATTAATTATGCAGGTACTAAGTGTGGTAAATAGTAAGAATGTTGAATTGATTGCATTTGACGATAAAATAGGTGTTGAGATAGCAAATAGCCTTTCCCATCATTTGTCAAGAACCGAATTGCATCGGTTTGCACAAGAAATAGGATGGAAAACGCATGAGTTAATGATGGCAAGAGAATGGATAAATAGAGATTATATGATTGCTATGTCGGGGAAAAACAGGAATATAGATTTGGCATTAACAGCAGATCATAAAACGTTTTATCCAATATGCAGAAACATAGATTTAGAATGTGCTGTTTGTGAAGAGGAGTTTTTTAATGTAGGTGGTATTAATATTTACGAATACCATGACTATAAAGCCGTATCAAAATACATTAGCATCCCTGCTATAATTTCTTAA
- a CDS encoding TIGR00266 family protein, giving the protein MIRNHEIDYRIFGEEMQYVEVELDPGETAVAEPGAFMMMDDSIQMQTIFGDGSQQQSGGLLDKLFSAGKRMLVGENLFMTAFTNVGQGKKHVSFASPYPGKIIALDLLSLGGRIICQKDAFLCAAKGVSIGIEFQRKLGTGLFGGEGFIMEKLEGDGMAFMHAGGHVFQKDLQPGELLRIDTGCIVAFTGGVDYDIQFVGGIKNTLFGGEGLFFATLRGPGKVWIQTLPVSRLAARILSYGTYNRKEEGSILGGLGNLLDGDGFR; this is encoded by the coding sequence ATGATACGCAACCATGAAATTGATTACCGCATTTTTGGTGAAGAAATGCAATATGTAGAAGTCGAACTTGATCCCGGAGAAACGGCTGTTGCAGAGCCAGGTGCTTTTATGATGATGGATGACAGTATACAAATGCAAACCATTTTTGGAGATGGAAGCCAGCAACAAAGTGGTGGGTTATTGGATAAACTCTTCAGCGCTGGCAAGCGGATGCTTGTTGGAGAAAATTTATTCATGACTGCATTTACAAATGTGGGGCAAGGTAAAAAACATGTAAGTTTTGCATCGCCCTATCCCGGTAAAATAATTGCGCTTGATCTGCTAAGTTTAGGCGGAAGAATAATTTGTCAGAAAGATGCTTTTCTCTGTGCCGCAAAAGGTGTAAGTATTGGGATAGAATTCCAGCGCAAACTAGGCACGGGTTTATTTGGCGGTGAAGGTTTTATTATGGAAAAACTGGAAGGTGATGGTATGGCATTTATGCATGCCGGTGGTCATGTGTTTCAAAAAGATTTACAGCCGGGAGAATTACTAAGAATCGATACAGGTTGTATTGTTGCATTTACCGGTGGTGTTGATTATGATATCCAGTTTGTAGGTGGCATAAAAAATACTTTGTTTGGTGGTGAGGGTTTATTTTTCGCTACACTGCGTGGACCGGGGAAAGTATGGATACAAACTTTACCTGTAAGCAGGCTTGCTGCACGTATTCTTTCTTACGGCACATATAACCGCAAAGAAGAGGGCAGCATACTTGGCGGTCTTGGTAATTTGCTGGACGGTGATGGATTCAGGTAA
- the pheS gene encoding phenylalanine--tRNA ligase subunit alpha → MEALLQQIENYKKEINAYEAANAEAVETFRIKYLGTKGLVKTVMGEMKNVPNEQKKQFGLVLNEFKLFTEEKFASLQAQTINDKQETINNFDWSLPGDSFAVGTRHPLMIVRNEIVSIFKRLGFAVAEGPEIEDDWHNFGAMNLPEDHPARDMQDTFYINQNPAWLLRTHTSSVQARVMEKQKPPIRVICPGRVYRNETISARAHCFFHQVEGLYIDENVSFADLKQTLYFFVQEMFGKEVKVRFRPSYFPFTEPSAEMDISCLICGGDGCNVCKHTGWVEILGSGMVHPKVLENFNIDSNKYTGFAFGMGIERVCQLKYRINDLRLYSQNDVRFLKQFTSAL, encoded by the coding sequence ATGGAAGCATTGTTGCAACAGATAGAAAATTATAAAAAGGAAATAAACGCTTACGAGGCTGCAAATGCAGAAGCGGTGGAAACGTTCCGCATAAAATATTTAGGTACAAAAGGCCTTGTAAAAACTGTAATGGGCGAAATGAAAAATGTGCCCAATGAACAAAAAAAACAATTTGGCCTGGTTCTTAACGAGTTTAAATTATTTACAGAAGAAAAGTTTGCATCACTGCAGGCCCAAACGATAAACGACAAACAGGAAACGATAAACAATTTTGATTGGTCGCTGCCCGGTGATTCATTTGCTGTTGGTACCCGTCATCCTTTGATGATCGTTCGTAACGAGATCGTTTCTATTTTCAAGCGTCTTGGTTTTGCAGTTGCCGAAGGCCCGGAAATTGAAGATGACTGGCACAACTTTGGCGCTATGAATTTACCGGAAGATCATCCGGCACGCGACATGCAGGACACATTTTACATTAATCAAAATCCTGCGTGGTTGTTGCGTACACATACCAGCAGCGTGCAGGCACGAGTGATGGAAAAACAAAAACCGCCGATTCGTGTAATTTGTCCGGGTCGTGTGTACCGCAATGAAACCATTAGTGCAAGAGCGCATTGCTTTTTTCACCAGGTAGAAGGTTTGTACATAGATGAAAATGTAAGCTTTGCCGATCTAAAACAAACGCTGTATTTCTTTGTGCAGGAAATGTTTGGCAAAGAAGTAAAGGTTCGTTTTCGTCCTTCTTATTTTCCCTTCACAGAACCGAGTGCAGAGATGGACATCAGTTGTTTGATCTGTGGCGGTGATGGTTGCAATGTTTGCAAACATACCGGTTGGGTAGAAATATTGGGCAGCGGCATGGTGCATCCAAAAGTGTTGGAGAACTTCAATATTGATTCGAATAAATATACCGGTTTTGCATTTGGTATGGGCATAGAACGGGTGTGCCAGTTAAAATATCGCATCAACGATCTTCGTTTGTACTCGCAAAATGATGTGCGGTTTCTGAAACAGTTTACAAGTGCATTGTAA
- a CDS encoding ATP-binding protein has product MGQKIPINNTPQANEVWKGIGGHFDFLSQIIHEFIDNSISNFIGNNSLAKNILITFRDIGNNVEVLIEDQGTGIKDLNVAFCLGNTSIGDSPLNEHGFGMKHALASANPQNNNWAVYTRTKEDFDKNQFKKISSPYKIVDFEADLITIDEEKWPGQFNSSGTFVRFECKREMFNTLRKGIKGALPLSIDGFMAFFKEDLGFVYSNILKDGYATISIVTPKNSYVVAAVEPNWKEFIGPKSGNEDYDLGNGNVTINYQFGATNEAMYNKYYLKNQSSSGVEIRINGRLLSYNIFKDIWNLEPHPKYNHLLIKLNIISNDKSRLPTTRTSKNGIREGDGKLEKIYEWVRKKYKKPDTDEDVRDEDQDEISLFETLRDQKNTHLVGCNATTQQYVFNTVGENARIDLYMDFRNDVTIYEGKKDKTTFKDVYQLRMYWDGCVIDGINPQVGILISAVHPNSVKKLVDIVNSMKDQNGNNYNFIMKTWRDEMIPYPK; this is encoded by the coding sequence ATGGGTCAAAAAATTCCAATTAACAATACTCCGCAAGCGAATGAAGTATGGAAAGGTATCGGAGGCCATTTTGACTTTTTAAGTCAAATAATTCATGAATTTATTGATAATTCAATCTCTAATTTTATTGGCAATAATTCTTTGGCTAAAAATATTCTTATAACTTTTAGAGATATTGGCAATAATGTTGAAGTACTGATTGAAGATCAGGGAACAGGTATTAAAGACTTAAATGTAGCATTCTGTTTAGGCAATACTTCAATTGGAGATTCCCCACTTAATGAACATGGTTTTGGAATGAAACATGCATTAGCATCAGCAAATCCACAAAATAATAATTGGGCTGTTTATACTCGAACTAAAGAAGATTTTGATAAAAATCAATTTAAAAAAATATCCTCTCCATATAAGATTGTAGATTTTGAAGCAGACTTAATAACAATAGATGAAGAAAAATGGCCCGGACAATTTAATTCATCAGGAACATTTGTAAGATTTGAATGTAAAAGAGAAATGTTTAATACTTTAAGGAAAGGAATAAAAGGTGCTTTGCCATTAAGTATAGATGGGTTTATGGCATTTTTTAAAGAAGACTTAGGATTTGTTTATTCTAACATTCTTAAAGATGGGTATGCTACTATATCAATCGTCACTCCAAAGAATAGTTATGTAGTTGCGGCAGTAGAACCAAATTGGAAAGAATTTATAGGCCCAAAATCAGGAAATGAAGATTATGATTTAGGGAATGGTAACGTTACTATAAATTACCAGTTTGGTGCTACTAATGAAGCAATGTATAATAAATACTATTTGAAAAATCAATCTTCGTCTGGTGTAGAAATTAGAATAAATGGAAGGCTTTTAAGCTATAATATATTTAAAGACATTTGGAATTTAGAACCCCACCCTAAATACAATCATTTGCTTATTAAGTTGAATATTATCTCAAATGATAAAAGTAGATTACCAACTACAAGAACTTCAAAAAATGGAATCAGAGAAGGAGACGGCAAACTTGAAAAAATATATGAGTGGGTAAGAAAGAAATATAAAAAACCAGATACAGACGAAGACGTAAGGGACGAAGACCAAGATGAAATTAGCCTATTTGAAACATTAAGAGATCAAAAAAACACTCATTTAGTAGGTTGTAATGCTACTACTCAACAATATGTTTTCAATACAGTGGGTGAAAACGCAAGAATAGATTTGTACATGGATTTTAGAAATGATGTTACAATTTATGAAGGCAAAAAAGACAAGACAACATTTAAAGATGTGTACCAATTAAGAATGTATTGGGATGGATGTGTAATAGATGGAATAAACCCACAAGTAGGCATACTGATTTCAGCAGTTCATCCGAATTCAGTAAAAAAATTAGTTGATATTGTAAATAGTATGAAAGATCAAAATGGGAATAATTATAATTTCATAATGAAAACATGGAGAGATGAAATGATACCATATCCTAAATAG
- a CDS encoding DDE-type integrase/transposase/recombinase: MNRLPLHKKVQIITLLVEGNSLRSCSRIADVSINTVTKLLVDVGIACQKFHDEKVVGITSQKIQCDEIWSFVYSKEKNVPDGMEDQAGDVWTWTALDADTKLMVAWNVGSRDAETANEFMYDVASRLNNRVQLTTDGHKPYLQAVSDAFGTQIDFAQLIKLYGGSEGTTSTERKYSPAECTGCKKTIVTGEPDAKYISTSYVERSNLTMRMGMRRFTRLTNAFSKKIENHCHAIALHFVYYNFVRIHKTLRVPPAMAAKLIKRLMTIEDIARLIPDEAPKKRGNYKKKEG, encoded by the coding sequence ATGAACAGATTACCACTACATAAAAAAGTACAGATTATTACTTTACTGGTTGAGGGTAATAGTCTCCGCTCATGCTCTCGCATAGCTGATGTAAGTATCAATACAGTTACTAAGCTATTGGTAGATGTTGGTATTGCTTGTCAAAAATTCCACGATGAAAAAGTTGTAGGTATTACATCTCAAAAAATTCAGTGTGATGAGATTTGGTCTTTTGTTTATTCAAAAGAAAAGAATGTACCTGATGGCATGGAAGATCAAGCCGGAGACGTTTGGACTTGGACGGCTTTAGATGCTGATACAAAACTCATGGTAGCATGGAATGTTGGGAGTAGAGATGCAGAAACAGCAAATGAATTTATGTATGATGTTGCGAGTAGATTAAACAATAGAGTGCAGTTAACTACTGACGGACACAAACCTTATTTACAAGCTGTTTCAGACGCTTTTGGCACTCAGATAGACTTTGCTCAGTTAATCAAATTATACGGTGGTAGTGAGGGTACAACAAGCACAGAAAGAAAATACAGTCCGGCTGAATGTACAGGCTGCAAAAAGACTATTGTTACTGGCGAACCTGATGCAAAATATATAAGCACTTCTTATGTTGAAAGATCAAATTTAACTATGAGAATGGGTATGAGAAGATTTACAAGATTAACTAATGCATTCAGCAAAAAAATAGAAAATCATTGTCACGCAATAGCACTTCATTTTGTGTATTACAATTTTGTACGCATACATAAAACATTACGTGTGCCACCTGCAATGGCTGCTAAGTTGATAAAAAGACTAATGACTATTGAAGATATTGCAAGGTTAATACCTGATGAAGCACCAAAGAAAAGGGGTAATTATAAAAAGAAAGAGGGCTAA